One segment of Manihot esculenta cultivar AM560-2 chromosome 4, M.esculenta_v8, whole genome shotgun sequence DNA contains the following:
- the LOC110613193 gene encoding uncharacterized protein LOC110613193, translating into MMSRPMLLVFLLLVLIITSQFEWRQQLVNDIDSTPSVNPKQQQTSKREEAVKEKIILSQEKNIFRLNELVRSLQQQLLQCRGNNETTNSIFAPLTENVIEIERQQILED; encoded by the exons ATGATGTCTAGACCTATGCTACTCGTCTTTCTATTACTTGTACTCATAATCACCTCTCAGTTTGAGTGGAGACAACAACTTGTTAATGACATTGACTCCACTCCTTCTGTCAACCCGAAGCAGCAACAGACATCAAAGAGGGAAGAAGCTGTAAAGGAGAAG ATTATCTTATCACAAGAGAAGAATATTTTTAGACTCAATGAACTAGTAAGGAGTCTTCAGCAGCAACTGTTGCAGTGCAGGGGCAATAATGAAACCACAAATAGCATCTTTGCCCCTTTGACTGAAAATGTTATTGAGATTGAACGACAGCAGATCCTGGAGGACTAG
- the LOC110614167 gene encoding transcription factor E2FB isoform X3 yields MPLKRKSDAADHEAESSEGNTSAGFTEVVNSPLQTPGKGGKAPKTSRLSKSSKSGPQNATSNIGSPGNNLTPSGPCRYDSSLGLLTKKFINLIKHAEDGILDLNKAADTLEVQKRRIYDITNVLEGIGLIEKKLKNRIQWKGLDVARPGEADENVASLQAEVENLNIEEHRLDEQIREMQERLRDLSEDENNQKWLFVTEEDIKSLPCFQNETLIAIKAPHGTTLEVPDPDEQAVDYPQRRYRIVLRSTMGPIDVYLVSQFEEKFEEIHGIEPTPNYPSTSSFVENLATTMVPGESRGKVIEMQGEEAHRMCSDLNTSQDFVSGIMKIVPSDVDSNADYWLLSDAGVSITDMWPTEPGVEWNEFGTLNDDYGMANVSTPRSQTPPSNQTEVPSSANNSAG; encoded by the exons CCATTAAAGCGGAAGAGTGATGCAGCAGATCATGAAGCTGAGTCCAGTGAGGGGAACACTAGTGCTGGCTTCACAGAAGTAGTTAATAGTCCCCTCCAGACACCTGGAAAAGGTGGAAAGGCACCTAAAACATCTAGGCTTTCAAAGAGCAGTAAATCTGGACCCCAGAATGCCACTTCAAATATTG GTTCTCCTGGAAATAATCTTACTCCATCTGGTCCCTGTCGTTATGACAGTTCCCTAG GTCTCTTGACAAAAAAGTTCATCAATTTGATCAAACATGCTGAAGATGGTATTCTTGATCTTAACAAAGCTGCTGACACTTTGGAG GTGCAAAAGCGGCGTATTTATGACATAACAAATGTTCTAGAAGGAATTGGTCTCATAGAAAAGAAACTCAAGAACAGAATTCAGTGGAA GGGACTTGATGTCGCTAGGCCAGGGGAAGCGGATGAGAATGTTGCTAGTTTGCAG GCAGAAGTTGAAAACCTTAACATTGAGGAGCACAGACTAGACGAACaaataag AGAAATGCAAGAAAGATTAAGGGACCTCAGTGAAGATGAAAATAATCAAAA GTGGCTTTTTGTCACCGAGGAAGACATCAAGAGCTTACCCTGCTTCCAG AATGAAACCTTGATAGCAATTAAAGCTCCACATGGCACTACTCTGGAAGTCCCAGATCCTGATGAG CAGGCTGTTGACTATCCCCAGAGGAGATACAGGATAGTCCTTAGAAGTACAATGGGTCCCATAGATGTTTATCTTGTCAG TCAATTTGAGGAGAAATTCGAGGAGATTCATGGCATTGAGCCAACCCCAAATTATCCATCAACTTCAAGCTTTGTTGAAAATCTAGCAACTACGATGGTTCCGGGGGAGAGCAGGGGAAAGGTGATCGAAATGCAGGGAGAAGAGGCTCATAGAATGTGCTCGGATCTTAACACCTCGCAGGATTTTGTGAGTGGGATCATGAAGATTGTTCCCTCAGATGTAGAT AGTAATGCGGATTACTGGCTGTTGTCAGATGCTGGTGTTAGTATCACAGACATGTGGCCCACTGAAC CTGGGGTTGAATGGAATGAATTTGGAACACTCAATGATGATTATGGCATGGCAAATGTCAGCACTCCTCGATCCCAAACTCCACCATCCAATCAAACAGAAGTTCCTTCCTCTGCTAATAATAGTGCAGGGTGA